AACTATGGTTTCCTTCCACAAACAGATGTTCAGGTAAGTTACCAGATAAATCTAGGTCCAATTGTTACAGAAACTGTTCCAGGTACTATAGATGTTGGTGCGTCAGTTGACTTCACCTTCGCAGCCGGAGCAAATATGGCAGCGATTGGAACATATAATATCGTTACATGGACAGAATTGCCTTTGGATACTATTTATTCAAATGATACTACTTATTATACTGTAGATAATGTTCCAAATATTACCTCTTTCCCTTACTATCAGGATTTTGAATCCGGTAGCGGTGGATGGTTAGAAGGTGGTAGTAATTCAACCTGGGAATTAGGTAGTCCTGCAGGATTTGCAATTACAGGTGCTCCACCTGCAACTCCTGGAAGTTTATTCTCATGGACAACAGATCTCGATAGTTACTATAACAACAATGAAAAATCGTATATTCTTTCACCATGTATGGACTTTACACCCCTTGTGTTACCATATATAGAATTTGATGTGAACTGGGATATTCAGGCGTATTCTGATGGTTCAAAAGTTCAATATACTTTGGATGAAGGTGCAAGCTGGAACGATTTAGGTACAGTTGGTGAAGGTGTAAACTGGTATAACAGCTACAACTGTTATGGTATGTGGCCAACATTCTATATAAGCGATTATCGTGGATGGGATGGCAGCAGTTCTGGTTGGAAACACGCTCATTTTGATATGAGTTTCCTAGCAGGACAACCTTCTGTTCGTTTTAGATTTGTATTTGCTTCAGATACATATTATAACTTTAACGATGGTATTGCCTTCGATAACGTTAAGATTCAGGATCCTTTTGCTAATGATATTGGAGTGGTTGATGTAATTACACCAAGTTCAGCGGTAGATCTTACCGGTGCTGAAATTGTGAGCGTTTTACTTCAGAACTTCGGAACATTAGAACAAAGTGGATTTAATGTTGCTTATCAGGTTGGTGTAGCTGGAACTGTTCATACTGAATTCTTCCCTGGTGTTTTACCTGTGGGTGGAACTGCAATTATGACTTTCGTTGCTACCGAAGATTTTGCAGCTGATGGTCCTTATGCGTTCAAATCATGGACTGAACTTGTTACGGATGCAGATCTTACAAATGATACACTTAATTCAACAATCATCAATTTGTTACCTGTTACAGGGTCTGATGCATATTACATTTATTCAAATGTTTATGGCGGTTCTGAACCTTGGTATGTAACTTCTAATTCAGAAGCTATGGATGCCGTGTTTGGTGACGATGGATGGTTCCTCGAATATGTGGAAACTCTTGATGTATTTGAAGTATTTGATGAGAATACATGTTTTGTTTACCTTGAAGGTTCTGATGCACAGGCAAATGAACTGGAAACCTTCCTTGGCACCAATGGTGATTTTGTAGAAAACTGGGTTGCTTCAGGTGGAAATCTATTGTTGAATTCCGCTCCGAACGAAGGTGATGGTATGGACTTCGGATTTGATGGTGTTGATCTGTATTATGGCTGGTATTCCGGCAGTGTAACGGCATTTGATGCTGCTCATCCGATATTTAACGGACCTTTCACTCCTATCACTACTGATTATACCGGTGGTAGCTTCGGACATGCTTCCGTATCTGGTGGATCAATTGAACCTATCATTATCGATAGTTTCGATCCTTCAAGATATATACTTGCTGATAAAGGCTGGGGAGATGGACATGTAATATTCGGTGGTATGACTCCACCTTACTTCCATTCACCAAGCCCGGATGCTCAAAACTTGTTGCAAAACATTTATGATTATATAAAACTTTGCGCACCGGTTGACTTAGGTGTAATTGAATTACTTTCACCGGTAGGTGGTTGCGGAATGGGATTGGAAGAGATCAGTATCACTATTGAGAACTTTGGTCCTTCCACAGTTTCTACATTCCCTGTTAAATATCAGGTGGGCGTGGGTCCTATTGAATCAGCGTTTGCTACTGTAACTATCACTCCGGGCGGAACAGGAACCTACACATTTGATGTAGACTACGACTTTACTGCACCTGGCGACTATGATATTTGTGTTTGGACAGATATCAGCGGTGATGAAGACGAAACGAATGATATGTTGTGTGTTACTTTAACATCTTTAGCAACACCATCAATTGAACTCGGACCAAACATGACCGTTTGCGATGAAGTTATACTTGATGCCGGTAACGTAGGAAGTACTTATGTTTGGAGCACTGGTGAAACAACACAAACAATTGCTGTTACAGTAACAGGTATTTATAGTGTTACCATCACAAATCCAACCACAGGTTGTTCAATAACAGATAACGTTTCAGTTACCGTTAACTACACACCTGTAGCAAACTTCATAGCTACTGCAACAGGATTAACAGTGGTATTTACCAACACTTCAACAGACGGAGCTTCTTACAATTGGAGCTTTGGTGATGGTGGAACTTCAACAACTGCTAATCCTTCACATACTTATGCAGTTGAAGGTGCTTACACTGTAACACTCACAGTAACTAATGGTTGTGGAACTGACTTCTATAGTTTTGTTCTTGAACTTGGTGATGATGTTAAGGATATAACTTTAGCTGATGCAGTTACTGTTCATCCTAACCCAACCAGTGATGTTGCAAATGTTTCGATAGAATTTGCAGAGTCAAAAGAAATAACATTGGAATTGTTAAATAATCTCGGACAAATTGTTTGGAGTAATTCTCCTGCAACTGTTGTTTCGGCTACTTATACAATTGATATGTCAACTTTTGCAGCAGGTGTTTACCAGTTGAATATTATTAGCGGAAGTGATAGCGCTTCCAAGCCAATAGTATTAACAAAATAAACACATATAAAATTTATAAAAAGGAGCTTCAGTTTTGGAGCTCCTTTTTTTTACTTATTACTTGAACTCTAAGAAGAAGAAATTAAAAAACATTATTGCTTTAATAATTATTAAAACGCATTGATATTGAAGAGTAAAATTTAATATTATTTATAATTCAGAATAGAATCAATATTGATCATTTGTTTGAATTAACTACCGAACATATTGGACATTTTAGCACATCATGACCCCTGGCCGGACAGTACTTCCTTCCAAAATAAATAATTTGTAAATGCAGTAAGTTCCAGGTGTCTTCAGGAAAAAGACGTTTGAGATCCTTTTCAGTTTGTGCAACCGATTTGCCATTACTCAATCTCCATCGCTGAGCCAATCTATGAATATGTGTATCAACCGGAAAAGCAGGAACTCCATAGGCTTGCGACATCACAACACTGGCTGTTTTGTGACCTACACCGGGTAGTTCTTCCAATTCTTCAAAAGTATCAGGCACTTTGCCATTGTGTTTTTCTACAATAATTTCCGACAACTTTTGCAATGCCTTGGATTTTGCCGGCGACAATCCACATGGTTTTATGATCTCCTTTATTTCATCAACACCCAATTTAGCCATCTTGTATGGGTCATCTGCCTTTTTAAACAGAAGCGGAGTAACCTGGTTAACCCTTTCATCTGTGCATTGTGCAGATAAAACGACAGATAC
The genomic region above belongs to Bacteroidota bacterium and contains:
- the nth gene encoding endonuclease III, translating into MTKKEKVVFIQNKLNELFPHPDIPLVHKDAYTLLVSVVLSAQCTDERVNQVTPLLFKKADDPYKMAKLGVDEIKEIIKPCGLSPAKSKALQKLSEIIVEKHNGKVPDTFEELEELPGVGHKTASVVMSQAYGVPAFPVDTHIHRLAQRWRLSNGKSVAQTEKDLKRLFPEDTWNLLHLQIIYFGRKYCPARGHDVLKCPICSVVNSNK
- a CDS encoding PKD domain-containing protein, with the translated sequence MNDVFGVGEWTLDYYETLDPAVVFGLGTCFVFMEGSDGHAIELENFLTTNIGLIEDWVASGGHLLLNAAPNEGDGMSFGFDGTTLNYPWYSGNVDASLPVHPVFSGPFTPTSTAMSGGSYGHASVAAVDATNILYDIFSPDRIICSEKSWGAGTVIFGGMTSVDFHSPLTEAANFRKNLIAYLATCTLSDHDMGVQSALSPVSSCGLSGDEDVTIKVKNYGFLPQTDVQVSYQINLGPIVTETVPGTIDVGASVDFTFAAGANMAAIGTYNIVTWTELPLDTIYSNDTTYYTVDNVPNITSFPYYQDFESGSGGWLEGGSNSTWELGSPAGFAITGAPPATPGSLFSWTTDLDSYYNNNEKSYILSPCMDFTPLVLPYIEFDVNWDIQAYSDGSKVQYTLDEGASWNDLGTVGEGVNWYNSYNCYGMWPTFYISDYRGWDGSSSGWKHAHFDMSFLAGQPSVRFRFVFASDTYYNFNDGIAFDNVKIQDPFANDIGVVDVITPSSAVDLTGAEIVSVLLQNFGTLEQSGFNVAYQVGVAGTVHTEFFPGVLPVGGTAIMTFVATEDFAADGPYAFKSWTELVTDADLTNDTLNSTIINLLPVTGSDAYYIYSNVYGGSEPWYVTSNSEAMDAVFGDDGWFLEYVETLDVFEVFDENTCFVYLEGSDAQANELETFLGTNGDFVENWVASGGNLLLNSAPNEGDGMDFGFDGVDLYYGWYSGSVTAFDAAHPIFNGPFTPITTDYTGGSFGHASVSGGSIEPIIIDSFDPSRYILADKGWGDGHVIFGGMTPPYFHSPSPDAQNLLQNIYDYIKLCAPVDLGVIELLSPVGGCGMGLEEISITIENFGPSTVSTFPVKYQVGVGPIESAFATVTITPGGTGTYTFDVDYDFTAPGDYDICVWTDISGDEDETNDMLCVTLTSLATPSIELGPNMTVCDEVILDAGNVGSTYVWSTGETTQTIAVTVTGIYSVTITNPTTGCSITDNVSVTVNYTPVANFIATATGLTVVFTNTSTDGASYNWSFGDGGTSTTANPSHTYAVEGAYTVTLTVTNGCGTDFYSFVLELGDDVKDITLADAVTVHPNPTSDVANVSIEFAESKEITLELLNNLGQIVWSNSPATVVSATYTIDMSTFAAGVYQLNIISGSDSASKPIVLTK